The following proteins are encoded in a genomic region of Takifugu rubripes chromosome 9, fTakRub1.2, whole genome shotgun sequence:
- the urahb gene encoding 5-hydroxyisourate hydrolase b isoform X1, translating into MIKHICFSCDGPFVHSCPQLSSKIMAAAHLSPLTIHVLNTGDGIPAARMALSLHRLDSKLMIWNMISVGTDEDGCCPGLIPHPDFLPGLYKLRFETGPYWESLGHISFYPYVEHLQKLRKLMFSCSLAPFTLNGTCRSRYTK; encoded by the exons ATGATTAAGCACATCTGCTTCAGCTGTGATGGTCCTTTTGTCCACAGCTGTCCACAGCTGTCCAGCAAGATCATGGCAGCAGCACACTTGAGCCCTCTGACGATTCATGTGCTGAACACTGGAGATGGCATCCCAGCAGCCAGAATGGCGCTCAGTCTGCACCGACTGGACTCCAAACTGATGATCTGGAACATGATTAGTGTTGG aACAGATgaagatggctgctgtccagggCTCATCCCTCACCCTGATTTCCTCCCCGGCTTGTACAAACTGCGCTTTGAGACAGGCCCATACTGGGAGAGCCTGGGTCACATTTCCTTCTATCCTTATGTTGAG CACCTacagaagctgaggaagctgatGTTCTCGTGTTCTCTGGCTCCTTTCACTTTAAATGGAACTTGTCGAAGCAGATACaccaaatga
- the urahb gene encoding 5-hydroxyisourate hydrolase b isoform X3, which translates to MAAAHLSPLTIHVLNTGDGIPAARMALSLHRLDSKLMIWNMISVGTDEDGCCPGLIPHPDFLPGLYKLRFETGPYWESLGHISFYPYVEHLQKLRKLMFSCSLAPFTLNGTCRSRYTK; encoded by the exons ATGGCAGCAGCACACTTGAGCCCTCTGACGATTCATGTGCTGAACACTGGAGATGGCATCCCAGCAGCCAGAATGGCGCTCAGTCTGCACCGACTGGACTCCAAACTGATGATCTGGAACATGATTAGTGTTGG aACAGATgaagatggctgctgtccagggCTCATCCCTCACCCTGATTTCCTCCCCGGCTTGTACAAACTGCGCTTTGAGACAGGCCCATACTGGGAGAGCCTGGGTCACATTTCCTTCTATCCTTATGTTGAG CACCTacagaagctgaggaagctgatGTTCTCGTGTTCTCTGGCTCCTTTCACTTTAAATGGAACTTGTCGAAGCAGATACaccaaatga
- the urahb gene encoding 5-hydroxyisourate hydrolase b isoform X2: MIKHICFSCDGPFVHSCPQLSSKIMAAAHLSPLTIHVLNTGDGIPAARMALSLHRLDSKLMIWNMISVGTDEDGCCPGLIPHPDFLPGLYKLRFETGPYWESLGHISFYPYVEVVILISEGEERFHLPLLISRFSYSTYRS; the protein is encoded by the exons ATGATTAAGCACATCTGCTTCAGCTGTGATGGTCCTTTTGTCCACAGCTGTCCACAGCTGTCCAGCAAGATCATGGCAGCAGCACACTTGAGCCCTCTGACGATTCATGTGCTGAACACTGGAGATGGCATCCCAGCAGCCAGAATGGCGCTCAGTCTGCACCGACTGGACTCCAAACTGATGATCTGGAACATGATTAGTGTTGG aACAGATgaagatggctgctgtccagggCTCATCCCTCACCCTGATTTCCTCCCCGGCTTGTACAAACTGCGCTTTGAGACAGGCCCATACTGGGAGAGCCTGGGTCACATTTCCTTCTATCCTTATGTTGAG GTTGTAATTCTCATCAGTGAGGGTGAAGAGAGGTTCCACCTACCTCTGCTGATCAGTCGTTTCTCCTACAGCACCTacagaagctga